A stretch of the Candidatus Ozemobacteraceae bacterium genome encodes the following:
- a CDS encoding ATPase, T2SS/T4P/T4SS family, with product MELKQLMTTVMEQGGTEIHLKVGSPPLFRQNKFLRKLSMPAVQSADINGIVKECLTPADQTKFAQQRSFEGNFFGNPPCNYRLILFQAQSETMAIVKLIRKAVPSFADIGIPAALEPLTQAKAGLFIFAGPCRSGISTSLGAFVERINQTRPAHILLIEDPIEFSFESKKARITQRQFGKDLQSIESGLTFAKRMDVDALVIGDLKRELPYRGILDYLAGGHLVILSMQTLGVQNTLEKILFAFPESDRSYIGNVLANGLLGVCSQALLLHPGQKQLKPIHELLVSNSTISGILQKGRVNQIEPNMRSAGEGSITFEQSAGGLVRDGMPKEVIEAFMAMYRGVKSA from the coding sequence ATGGAACTGAAACAGCTGATGACAACGGTCATGGAACAGGGCGGAACCGAGATTCATCTGAAAGTCGGCTCCCCTCCGCTCTTCAGACAGAACAAGTTTCTCCGCAAACTCTCGATGCCTGCCGTTCAGAGCGCGGACATCAACGGCATCGTGAAGGAATGTCTGACGCCCGCCGATCAGACGAAGTTCGCTCAGCAGCGCTCATTCGAAGGCAACTTCTTCGGAAACCCGCCCTGCAACTACCGTTTGATTCTCTTCCAGGCGCAGTCGGAAACGATGGCGATCGTCAAGCTCATCCGGAAAGCCGTTCCGAGTTTCGCCGACATAGGCATTCCGGCGGCTCTCGAACCGTTGACCCAGGCGAAAGCGGGACTGTTCATCTTCGCGGGGCCATGCCGATCCGGGATCTCGACCTCGCTCGGGGCGTTCGTCGAAAGAATCAATCAGACGCGACCCGCGCATATCCTGCTGATCGAAGATCCCATCGAGTTTTCGTTCGAGTCGAAGAAGGCCCGCATCACCCAGCGACAGTTTGGAAAGGATCTCCAGTCCATCGAATCCGGCCTCACCTTCGCCAAGCGGATGGATGTGGATGCCCTCGTGATCGGCGATCTCAAGCGCGAACTGCCGTACCGCGGCATTTTGGACTATCTCGCGGGGGGGCACCTGGTCATTCTGTCGATGCAGACGCTCGGCGTCCAGAACACGCTCGAAAAAATTCTGTTTGCCTTCCCGGAAAGCGATCGTTCCTATATCGGCAACGTTCTGGCCAACGGGCTGCTCGGCGTCTGTTCCCAGGCGCTTCTTCTGCATCCAGGGCAGAAACAACTCAAGCCGATTCACGAATTGCTCGTGTCGAACTCCACCATCAGCGGCATTCTCCAGAAGGGGCGCGTCAATCAGATTGAACCGAACATGCGAAGTGCCGGAGAAGGCAGCATCACGTTCGAGCAGAGCGCCGGGGGTCTCGTTCGGGACGGCATGCCCAAGGAGGTCATCGAAGCGTTCATGGCGATGTACCGCGGGGTGAAGAGCGCATGA
- a CDS encoding ATPase, T2SS/T4P/T4SS family, which yields METLYRILNEIAASKASDLHIYPGENPFIRVNGVLQKMVGTEFSEDDVKKIILATSSPRAREILGKHRQVNYAWERGTEGRYRFSVFFDRGKFALSIRVIPMTPPKFAELGLPDPIKKSLAKTSGLVIVGSPSGHGKTTTIASLLDFINTHFEKNIITVENPVEIKFKDDRSTFIQRAIPLDVPNFYSGLSAAYRLDPDVVVTDSLNYSDALDEALFLCESGCMVIGATDGGSCSQILERIIYSRQAAERDGLKGKLATHVSMVIGQKLVPKFDNHGRTAAFDILVNTPQVKTLIRNENLVMLRTIQEQDNASGMQTFDRHLASMVQKNLITPQTAIAYADDPHEMTGRFTRK from the coding sequence ATGGAAACGTTATACAGGATCCTGAACGAGATCGCCGCGAGCAAGGCGTCCGATCTCCACATCTACCCCGGTGAAAATCCCTTTATCCGGGTGAACGGCGTTCTGCAGAAGATGGTCGGCACGGAATTTTCCGAAGACGACGTGAAGAAGATCATCCTCGCCACCAGTTCTCCGCGCGCCCGGGAGATCCTCGGGAAGCATCGTCAGGTGAACTACGCATGGGAGCGCGGCACCGAAGGCAGATACCGTTTTTCCGTCTTTTTCGACCGCGGCAAGTTCGCCCTCTCCATTCGCGTCATCCCCATGACGCCGCCGAAATTCGCCGAACTCGGACTGCCGGATCCGATCAAGAAATCGCTGGCAAAGACGTCCGGTCTCGTCATCGTCGGAAGTCCGTCGGGGCACGGAAAGACGACGACGATCGCCTCGCTTCTCGATTTCATCAACACGCACTTCGAAAAGAACATCATCACCGTCGAGAACCCGGTCGAGATCAAGTTCAAGGATGACCGGTCCACCTTCATTCAGCGCGCGATCCCGCTCGACGTGCCGAACTTTTACAGCGGGCTGTCCGCCGCATACCGGCTCGATCCCGACGTGGTGGTCACCGATTCGCTCAACTACAGCGACGCGCTCGACGAGGCCCTGTTCCTGTGCGAGTCGGGCTGCATGGTCATCGGTGCGACCGACGGCGGGAGCTGTTCGCAGATTCTCGAGCGGATCATCTATTCGCGGCAGGCGGCCGAGCGGGATGGTCTCAAGGGAAAGCTGGCGACGCACGTTTCCATGGTCATCGGCCAAAAGCTGGTGCCGAAGTTCGATAACCACGGACGAACCGCCGCCTTCGACATTCTCGTGAACACTCCCCAGGTCAAGACCCTGATCAGAAACGAAAATCTCGTCATGCTCCGGACGATCCAGGAACAGGACAACGCTTCCGGCATGCAGACCTTCGACCGCCACCTGGCCTCGATGGTCCAGAAAAACCTGATAACGCCCCAGACGGCGATCGCCTACGCAGACGATCCGCACGAGATGACGGGCCGGTTCACGCGGAAGTGA
- a CDS encoding PilT/PilU family type 4a pilus ATPase: MLRIHRYFDTALARKASDLHLKAGSPPVLRIGGRLVPLSEEPLAHQEMPNLVLPLMDTRQQEFLRETMEANFMIAYRDRVRVRVCVFRQRGCLSAAFRFIPTRVPSIDGLKLPVRLKEIAQRPRGLFIVTGPANSGKTHTLAAIVHEINKASSRHIITIEDPIEFIHAPKRSIFTQREIGSMTSGYQVALMHALREDPDVILVGEMRDIDTIEMVLTAAETGHLVLATLHTVGAVQTVDRIINVFPGHRHEEIRTQLSMSLLGTISQILIPGRSKNERIMAYELMILNSAMRNLIREKKTNQLRSALMLARKEGCVTLRDNLAELMRDERVDGKIINTILKEIVE; this comes from the coding sequence ATGTTGCGTATTCACCGATATTTCGACACGGCTCTCGCGCGCAAGGCCTCCGACCTGCACCTCAAGGCCGGCAGCCCCCCCGTGCTGCGCATCGGCGGCCGGCTCGTGCCGCTCTCGGAGGAACCCCTCGCGCACCAGGAAATGCCGAACCTCGTTCTCCCGTTGATGGATACGCGCCAACAGGAGTTTCTGCGCGAGACGATGGAAGCCAACTTCATGATCGCGTACCGCGACCGCGTCAGAGTGCGCGTCTGCGTCTTCCGGCAACGCGGCTGTCTCTCGGCGGCGTTCCGGTTCATTCCGACCCGCGTTCCGAGCATCGACGGACTCAAACTGCCGGTGCGGCTCAAGGAAATCGCCCAGCGGCCCCGCGGCCTGTTCATCGTCACCGGCCCGGCCAACTCGGGAAAGACCCACACCCTCGCCGCGATCGTGCATGAGATCAACAAGGCCAGCTCGCGGCACATCATCACGATCGAGGACCCGATCGAGTTCATCCATGCGCCGAAGCGCTCGATCTTCACCCAGCGCGAAATCGGCTCGATGACGTCAGGATACCAGGTCGCCCTGATGCATGCGCTCCGCGAGGATCCCGACGTCATTCTCGTCGGCGAGATGCGCGACATCGACACGATCGAGATGGTGCTGACCGCCGCAGAAACCGGCCACCTCGTTCTCGCGACCCTGCACACCGTCGGCGCCGTCCAGACGGTCGACCGCATCATCAACGTCTTCCCGGGCCACCGGCACGAGGAAATCAGGACCCAGCTCTCGATGTCCCTGCTCGGCACGATCTCCCAGATCCTGATCCCGGGCCGGTCGAAGAACGAGCGCATTATGGCCTACGAACTGATGATCCTCAACTCGGCGATGCGCAACCTGATCCGCGAAAAAAAGACGAATCAGCTCCGTTCGGCCCTGATGCTTGCCCGCAAGGAGGGCTGCGTCACCCTTCGCGACAACCTGGCCGAGTTGATGCGCGACGAACGGGTCGATGGGAAAATCATCAACACCATTCTCAAGGAGATCGTGGAATGA
- a CDS encoding ATP-dependent DNA helicase RecG produces MPSKNRIQDTITLDTDISLLRGIGPKRGETLRAAGIRTVADLLRLQPRRYEDRTRIRPLRELRVERLLQGPFRAEVKSFRGSRPRAGLSIVWAEFDDGTAVVRARWFNRPYLVKTLVVGKAYFLYGTAVEMKGVPILDNPELELEDPAETAPVPGALTPVYSAGKAFAEAKLSGRQIRQLIARTLTTIDWAASFPNLLESGPFPRLRRAFFDFHWPRTQEAADHARHTAAFFDQVLFQMAVWQRRKRITGILGPDPASAVAPPAAEPGYPIPFRLTRDQSLVLGKMLAGLRRGADGPPLNLLLQGDVGSGKTLVAFLAMRHHAERHEPGATCVFMAPTEILARQHLERFQSFFPDAAAGSDLLIGALRPQDRRNLLSKLSNGKLRYLFGTHALFQDAVIVPNLAFCVIDEQQRFGVDHRRALTAKAGSRTPHLLLMSATPIPRTLSLTIYGDLDVGIIREMPPGRKPVTTTLLSSPEDAFPYIREAVSRREQVYYVCPLIETSKKLAATSVREAVERLRSAFPNATVAAVTGDLASDRRQAAMEAFHAGNIDVLVATTVIEVGVDAPAATLMVVENAERFGLSQLHQLRGRVGRGDRSSSCLLISADGEANERLRLVAGTTDGFELAAEDLRLRGPGDLAGTRQSGIAHPAFSHRMTPELIEKARNRALELLTVEPDETRAWFAARMRESFGDRLETFMEGG; encoded by the coding sequence ATGCCTTCGAAGAATCGTATACAGGATACAATCACCCTCGATACGGACATCAGTCTCCTGCGCGGGATCGGGCCCAAACGCGGGGAAACCCTGCGCGCCGCCGGCATTCGCACCGTCGCCGACCTTCTTCGCCTCCAGCCGCGCCGTTACGAGGACCGCACCCGCATCCGCCCGCTCCGTGAACTTCGCGTGGAACGTCTCCTGCAGGGCCCGTTCAGGGCCGAGGTGAAATCCTTCCGCGGAAGCAGGCCGCGCGCGGGCCTCTCGATCGTGTGGGCCGAGTTCGACGACGGAACGGCCGTCGTGCGGGCCCGGTGGTTCAACCGCCCGTATCTCGTCAAGACGCTCGTCGTCGGCAAAGCCTACTTTCTGTACGGCACCGCCGTCGAGATGAAGGGCGTCCCGATCCTCGACAATCCCGAGCTCGAGCTCGAGGACCCCGCGGAAACCGCGCCCGTTCCCGGCGCCCTCACTCCCGTCTATTCCGCCGGAAAAGCGTTTGCCGAGGCGAAGCTGTCGGGAAGGCAGATCCGCCAGCTGATCGCGCGCACCCTCACAACGATCGACTGGGCCGCGAGTTTCCCGAACCTGCTCGAGTCCGGTCCCTTCCCGCGGCTCCGGCGCGCCTTTTTCGATTTTCACTGGCCCCGCACGCAGGAGGCCGCCGATCACGCTCGCCACACGGCGGCCTTCTTCGACCAGGTCCTGTTCCAGATGGCTGTCTGGCAGAGGCGCAAACGCATCACCGGCATCCTCGGCCCTGATCCGGCCTCTGCCGTCGCACCGCCGGCCGCCGAACCCGGGTATCCCATCCCGTTCCGGCTGACGCGGGACCAAAGCCTGGTTCTCGGAAAGATGCTCGCCGGACTTCGACGGGGGGCCGACGGCCCTCCTCTCAATCTGCTCCTCCAGGGTGACGTCGGCTCGGGAAAGACGCTGGTGGCCTTTCTCGCCATGCGGCATCACGCCGAGCGCCACGAACCCGGCGCCACCTGCGTGTTCATGGCCCCGACCGAAATCCTGGCGAGACAGCACCTGGAGCGGTTCCAATCGTTCTTTCCCGACGCCGCGGCCGGCTCCGATCTTCTCATCGGCGCCCTCCGGCCGCAGGACCGGCGGAACCTGCTCTCAAAGCTCTCAAATGGGAAACTCCGCTACCTGTTCGGCACCCATGCGCTGTTCCAGGACGCCGTCATCGTCCCGAATCTCGCCTTCTGCGTCATCGACGAGCAGCAGCGGTTCGGGGTCGATCACCGTCGCGCGCTCACGGCCAAGGCGGGCTCGCGGACGCCGCACCTGCTGCTCATGTCGGCGACGCCAATTCCCCGCACCCTCTCGCTGACGATCTACGGCGATCTCGATGTCGGCATCATCCGTGAGATGCCGCCGGGCAGAAAACCGGTCACAACCACCCTGCTCAGCTCGCCGGAGGACGCCTTCCCGTACATCCGGGAAGCGGTGTCGCGCCGGGAGCAGGTGTATTACGTCTGCCCGCTCATCGAGACATCGAAGAAGCTTGCCGCAACATCGGTTCGCGAAGCCGTCGAGCGGCTTCGCTCCGCGTTTCCCAACGCCACCGTCGCCGCGGTAACCGGCGACCTGGCTTCGGACCGCCGCCAGGCCGCAATGGAGGCGTTTCATGCCGGAAACATCGACGTTCTTGTTGCCACGACGGTCATCGAGGTCGGGGTGGACGCGCCGGCGGCGACGCTGATGGTGGTCGAGAACGCCGAGCGGTTCGGGCTTTCGCAGCTGCACCAGCTTCGAGGCCGGGTCGGCCGGGGCGACCGCTCGTCGAGCTGTCTGCTGATAAGCGCCGACGGCGAGGCGAACGAGCGGCTCCGGCTGGTTGCAGGCACGACCGACGGTTTCGAACTCGCCGCCGAGGATTTGCGTCTGCGAGGCCCGGGCGATCTGGCCGGAACGCGTCAGAGCGGCATCGCCCACCCCGCTTTTTCGCACCGCATGACCCCGGAGCTGATCGAGAAGGCGCGAAACCGCGCCCTCGAGCTGCTCACCGTCGAGCCCGACGAGACGCGCGCCTGGTTTGCCGCCCGCATGCGCGAGAGTTTCGGCGACCGGCTCGAAACATTCATGGAAGGGGGCTGA
- a CDS encoding HEAT repeat domain-containing protein yields the protein MAKIQLEQLLTRLRPLLATLITGFKTGEYRLRREAAIALSKFKCERATNFLLENFESDNIQDFMALALGNIESSRAISLLMQALNDSQQEVRFNAAQALGMIKSPEAFNVLMESLNEYADTNISGGAATSGGGKIFFEEEAIISAINALGKIKNNLSTPLLKRILAQDKSPRIRASIIMALGMMSNERMLPIFQAALRDEDSRVRANAIEAIEGLKSSSIVGIIQPYLDDPNNRVRANVAKAIWKFGDFDVSDTLIQMLTHADKLYRASAAYALGEIRDVRFIPKLAMALRDDDADVRRNAANALKKLQSPDAVKLLTPLLDDPNYDVRVQVVQAIVRCSPSSIPELLVPRLESEENPIVKATLISCIAETSDQQYTELLFKFLEDPDSRVVSNTIEALQKLNKSAPPQKLTTLLKRLLSHEDNRIKTNAIRALWSWNEYSVLDNLHQLLNHSELRHRQSAMYVLGEIGTALSNDPSVTTSANTLIAELLEPGAAESAAAVPAQLADPPAPEAPPTVQPQAKPAPAAEPAPAPPQTETPVSEPPAETFDQELEQAANAVNAREFEQALAIYTSIIEAQPDNFKAILGLANLQYIRKNFADAAPLYEKALAQQPNLVKAHYNLGTIAYFQKDFQKARDHLVKALTLYPKLLGAYLILAQIFQFGGRTEESIKLLTKAVELSPRNPVLFQKLAMLHLHARNFDQATEVLTRAISLSPLDIESNLLLAYCLQATSRSAEAFKAFDATLKACAQSPNQDESLKALMQSYLFVKSTLKES from the coding sequence ATGGCGAAGATCCAGCTCGAACAACTGCTCACCAGGCTCCGTCCCCTTCTCGCCACTCTGATCACCGGCTTCAAAACCGGCGAATACCGGCTTCGCAGGGAAGCGGCGATCGCGCTTTCCAAGTTCAAGTGCGAGCGCGCGACGAACTTTCTGCTCGAGAATTTCGAGAGCGACAACATCCAGGACTTCATGGCGCTCGCTCTCGGAAACATCGAAAGCTCCCGGGCCATCTCCCTGCTGATGCAGGCGCTCAACGACTCACAGCAGGAAGTCCGTTTCAACGCCGCCCAGGCGCTCGGCATGATCAAGAGCCCGGAAGCCTTCAACGTGCTGATGGAGTCCCTGAACGAGTACGCCGACACCAATATCTCCGGCGGCGCGGCCACGAGCGGCGGCGGGAAGATTTTCTTCGAAGAGGAAGCCATCATCTCAGCCATCAACGCTTTGGGCAAGATCAAGAACAATCTATCGACACCGCTCCTGAAACGCATTCTCGCCCAGGACAAGAGCCCCCGCATTCGCGCCTCGATCATCATGGCCCTCGGCATGATGTCGAACGAACGCATGCTCCCGATCTTTCAGGCGGCCCTCCGCGACGAGGATTCGCGGGTGCGGGCGAATGCGATCGAAGCAATCGAAGGTCTCAAATCGAGTTCTATTGTTGGAATTATACAACCATACCTCGACGACCCGAACAACCGCGTGCGGGCGAACGTGGCGAAGGCCATCTGGAAGTTCGGCGACTTCGACGTTTCCGACACCCTCATCCAGATGCTGACGCACGCCGACAAGCTGTATCGCGCCTCGGCCGCGTATGCGCTCGGCGAGATCCGCGACGTCCGCTTCATCCCGAAACTGGCCATGGCGCTTCGCGACGACGACGCCGACGTCCGGCGGAACGCGGCGAACGCCCTCAAGAAACTCCAGTCTCCCGACGCCGTCAAGTTGCTCACGCCGCTCCTGGACGACCCCAACTACGACGTGCGCGTACAGGTCGTCCAGGCGATCGTCCGCTGCTCCCCGTCGTCGATTCCCGAACTGCTCGTCCCGCGCCTCGAGAGCGAAGAGAACCCGATCGTCAAGGCGACTCTCATCAGCTGTATCGCGGAAACCTCCGATCAGCAGTATACCGAACTGCTGTTCAAGTTTCTCGAAGACCCCGACAGCCGCGTCGTCTCCAACACGATCGAGGCCCTTCAGAAACTCAATAAATCGGCCCCGCCCCAGAAGCTCACCACCCTTCTCAAGCGCCTGCTGTCTCACGAGGACAACCGCATCAAGACGAACGCCATCCGCGCCCTCTGGAGCTGGAACGAGTACAGCGTCCTCGACAACCTGCACCAGCTTCTGAACCACTCGGAACTCCGGCACCGCCAGTCGGCCATGTATGTCCTCGGCGAAATCGGAACGGCCCTCAGCAACGACCCGTCCGTCACCACATCGGCGAACACGCTCATCGCGGAGCTTCTGGAGCCGGGGGCCGCGGAATCGGCCGCCGCCGTTCCGGCCCAGCTCGCCGACCCCCCCGCGCCGGAAGCCCCGCCGACCGTTCAGCCGCAGGCAAAACCGGCGCCGGCAGCGGAGCCGGCCCCTGCCCCACCCCAGACGGAGACTCCGGTTTCCGAACCGCCCGCCGAAACCTTCGACCAGGAGCTGGAGCAGGCTGCGAACGCCGTCAATGCCCGCGAATTCGAACAGGCGCTGGCAATTTACACTTCGATCATCGAGGCCCAGCCCGACAACTTCAAGGCGATTCTCGGCCTGGCGAACCTGCAGTACATCCGGAAAAACTTTGCCGACGCCGCGCCCCTGTATGAAAAAGCGCTGGCCCAGCAGCCCAACCTGGTCAAGGCGCATTACAACCTCGGAACGATCGCCTACTTCCAGAAGGACTTCCAGAAGGCCCGCGATCATCTCGTCAAGGCCCTGACCCTGTATCCGAAACTCCTCGGCGCCTATCTGATCCTCGCCCAGATCTTCCAGTTCGGCGGCCGCACCGAAGAGAGCATCAAGCTCCTGACCAAGGCCGTCGAACTCTCGCCCCGCAACCCCGTGCTGTTCCAGAAGCTCGCGATGCTCCACCTTCACGCGCGCAACTTCGACCAGGCCACGGAAGTCCTCACCCGCGCGATCTCGCTTTCCCCGCTCGACATCGAGTCGAACCTGCTTCTCGCCTACTGTCTGCAGGCGACGTCACGGTCGGCCGAGGCGTTCAAGGCCTTCGACGCGACGCTCAAAGCCTGCGCCCAGTCGCCGAACCAGGACGAATCGCTCAAGGCTCTCATGCAGAGTTACCTGTTCGTGAAATCAACGCTCAAAGAGTCCTGA
- a CDS encoding PilT/PilU family type 4a pilus ATPase — protein sequence MSAGTSLYELLKLTFERRGSDLHLKVGQAPAIRVDGVIEHLAAARFTKNEFARVLEAILTEAQAKQFAETNELDFAYSLEGVCRFRVNLYRDINGVGAVFRVIPFKVMSFDEIGLPLAAQKLIEQPNGLILITGPTGAGKTSTLASYLSYVNAQARRHIVTIEDPIEYQFEDGLSIFNQRQVGSDCLGFYEGLLTVLRQDPDIVVVGEMREPKTIALTLNAAETGKLVLATLHTTSAVLTAERIVNVFPENQQRQILHQLATVLRGVVSQTLLPKIDGGRVAAFEVLINTSAIRSLIGEGKIHLIPSFLETGSEFGMTTLEMSLASLVRQNKVRAEDALAAAPNPAALRKLLGGKE from the coding sequence ATGAGTGCCGGAACAAGTCTGTATGAACTGTTGAAACTGACGTTCGAGCGCCGGGGTTCGGATCTGCACCTGAAGGTCGGTCAGGCGCCCGCCATCCGCGTCGACGGGGTCATCGAGCATCTCGCCGCTGCGAGGTTTACCAAGAACGAGTTCGCCCGGGTTCTTGAGGCGATCCTGACGGAAGCGCAGGCGAAGCAGTTCGCCGAAACGAACGAACTGGATTTCGCCTACTCCCTCGAAGGCGTCTGCCGGTTCCGGGTGAATCTCTATCGCGACATCAACGGCGTCGGCGCCGTGTTTCGCGTGATTCCCTTCAAGGTGATGAGCTTCGACGAGATCGGCCTGCCGCTGGCGGCACAGAAGCTCATCGAACAGCCCAACGGCCTGATTCTCATCACCGGCCCGACCGGTGCCGGCAAGACCTCCACCCTGGCCAGCTACCTCAGCTACGTGAACGCCCAGGCGCGCCGGCACATCGTCACCATAGAGGATCCGATCGAATACCAGTTCGAAGACGGCCTCTCGATCTTCAACCAGCGCCAGGTCGGAAGCGACTGCCTGGGCTTTTACGAGGGCCTGCTGACCGTCCTCCGCCAGGATCCCGACATCGTTGTCGTCGGCGAGATGCGCGAACCGAAAACCATCGCGCTGACCCTGAACGCGGCCGAAACCGGCAAACTCGTGCTGGCCACGCTTCACACCACGTCGGCGGTGCTGACGGCCGAGCGCATCGTCAACGTGTTCCCCGAGAACCAGCAACGGCAGATCCTGCACCAGCTCGCGACGGTCCTGCGCGGCGTCGTCTCCCAAACGCTGCTGCCGAAGATCGACGGCGGGCGGGTCGCCGCGTTCGAGGTGCTGATCAACACCTCGGCGATCCGGTCGCTGATCGGCGAGGGCAAGATCCACCTGATCCCGTCGTTCCTCGAAACCGGTTCGGAGTTCGGCATGACGACGCTGGAAATGTCGCTCGCCTCGCTCGTCAGGCAAAACAAGGTCCGTGCCGAGGACGCGCTGGCCGCGGCGCCCAACCCCGCCGCCCTGCGCAAACTGCTTGGCGGAAAGGAGTAG
- a CDS encoding HEAT repeat domain-containing protein, with protein sequence MTGADLHEIEPFRFIKAARRLFRPVTERLSATVLSPGAAEELKTEALLALGKIGDPAVLDVMCNALDGWPERIEPITALGHLRDSTPVQRLLELLDDPEHPFKEEIVRVLGVIGDPMAGKKLMELLRDEDRMVRYEAAWALYRIGGRDVAQSLCRLLSDPDEWIVINVLEILSRLKEAEAIPALVGQFEIARDPRLKAIMISSLATFAEPQLLHIFEKGLESFDPRIQANAVEAIAMLKIPALEMRRKLKKFFSHPNNRVRANVCIALAKADETKVIEEVDAMLASTDIPTRRSAAYVLSRVHIKGRDALIDRLLADEAYVVRKMALKAVLALETEVGQSRIVPLLRDPNQWVRREAVDCARKVPGFPVQQVLDAFKDESAPPVWESMLAFFVERHANACVPLILQKIKSEPEEGLPRLISALGHLDAREAIAEAKRFVGAASEENMREFYIALLLHGDLSVFAELASLLGEKTRDDELLPLIRVSGDIGAFIKNVDEYSTRLRESLAVEVAKDMEGVAGLGMPPGAPQNISISLDSLSQGVALMESGRLGDALAFFERFAAAFPQHPEALYNLAQVHFKRNEPDKALPCLTTLMEKTPSHVAGALMLGQIYFRKKQWTPLLELYERIRKHIPAEDRKTLGQVHGALGLAYFHLKKYQKAIESLNLAIRENARDLSSCYHLALSYYAVREHASALRLLKELKKSLPPDSRVFRNVEELLQKLED encoded by the coding sequence ATGACCGGGGCCGACCTTCACGAGATCGAACCCTTCCGCTTCATCAAGGCCGCCCGACGACTGTTTCGCCCCGTGACCGAGCGGCTCTCGGCGACCGTACTGAGTCCCGGCGCCGCCGAAGAGCTGAAGACCGAGGCGCTTCTTGCGCTCGGCAAGATCGGCGACCCGGCCGTTCTCGACGTCATGTGCAACGCCCTCGACGGCTGGCCCGAACGGATCGAGCCGATCACGGCCCTCGGCCACCTGCGCGACAGCACGCCGGTTCAGCGCCTCCTCGAACTTCTCGACGATCCCGAACACCCCTTCAAAGAGGAGATCGTCCGCGTGCTCGGCGTGATCGGCGATCCCATGGCCGGCAAGAAGCTCATGGAACTTCTCCGCGACGAGGACCGCATGGTTCGCTACGAGGCCGCCTGGGCGCTCTACCGCATCGGCGGCCGAGACGTGGCGCAGAGCCTCTGCAGGCTTCTTTCCGACCCCGACGAATGGATCGTCATCAACGTCCTCGAGATCCTGTCGCGACTCAAGGAAGCCGAAGCGATCCCGGCCCTGGTCGGCCAGTTCGAGATCGCCCGAGATCCGCGGCTGAAAGCCATCATGATCTCCTCCCTCGCCACGTTCGCGGAGCCGCAACTGCTCCACATCTTCGAGAAGGGCCTCGAGTCGTTCGATCCGCGCATCCAGGCGAATGCGGTTGAGGCCATCGCGATGCTGAAGATTCCCGCGCTCGAAATGCGTCGCAAGCTGAAAAAGTTCTTTTCCCATCCGAACAACCGCGTCCGCGCCAACGTCTGCATCGCGCTCGCAAAGGCCGACGAGACGAAAGTGATCGAGGAAGTGGATGCGATGCTCGCGAGCACCGACATCCCGACCAGGCGTTCGGCGGCTTACGTGCTGTCACGGGTCCACATCAAGGGCCGCGACGCTCTCATCGACCGCCTGCTTGCCGACGAAGCCTACGTCGTTCGCAAGATGGCCCTGAAGGCGGTACTCGCGCTTGAGACCGAAGTCGGCCAGAGCCGCATCGTTCCTCTGCTTCGCGATCCGAACCAGTGGGTGCGGCGCGAGGCCGTCGACTGTGCCCGCAAGGTGCCCGGCTTTCCCGTTCAGCAGGTGCTCGATGCGTTCAAGGACGAATCCGCCCCCCCGGTCTGGGAAAGCATGCTCGCCTTCTTCGTCGAGCGTCATGCGAACGCGTGCGTCCCGCTGATCTTGCAGAAGATCAAATCCGAGCCGGAGGAAGGCCTGCCGCGCCTGATCTCCGCCCTCGGCCACCTCGACGCCCGCGAGGCCATCGCCGAAGCCAAGCGGTTCGTCGGCGCCGCGAGCGAAGAAAACATGCGCGAATTCTACATCGCCCTGCTGCTCCATGGCGACCTGTCCGTCTTCGCCGAGCTGGCGTCCCTTCTTGGCGAGAAGACGAGAGATGACGAGCTCCTTCCCCTCATCCGCGTCTCGGGAGACATCGGAGCGTTCATCAAGAACGTCGACGAATACTCGACGCGCCTGCGCGAGTCGCTCGCCGTCGAAGTCGCGAAAGATATGGAAGGCGTCGCCGGCCTCGGCATGCCCCCCGGCGCGCCTCAGAATATATCGATAAGTTTAGATTCTCTTTCCCAGGGCGTTGCCCTCATGGAAAGCGGCCGGCTTGGCGATGCGCTGGCGTTCTTCGAGCGGTTCGCCGCCGCCTTCCCTCAGCATCCTGAAGCCCTCTACAACCTGGCGCAGGTGCATTTCAAGCGGAACGAGCCCGACAAGGCGTTGCCCTGCCTGACGACGCTCATGGAGAAAACGCCGTCCCATGTCGCCGGGGCCCTGATGCTCGGACAGATTTATTTCCGGAAGAAGCAGTGGACGCCCCTGCTCGAACTCTACGAGCGCATCCGCAAGCACATCCCCGCCGAGGACCGGAAAACCCTTGGCCAGGTTCACGGCGCGCTGGGCCTTGCCTACTTCCACCTCAAGAAATACCAGAAGGCGATCGAGTCGCTGAACCTGGCGATCCGCGAGAACGCCCGCGACCTGTCGTCCTGCTACCACCTTGCCCTCTCGTATTACGCGGTCAGGGAGCACGCCTCTGCGCTCAGGCTCCTCAAGGAGCTGAAGAAAAGCCTTCCCCCCGACAGCCGCGTATTCCGCAACGTCGAAGAGCTTCTGCAGAAACTCGAAGATTGA